A DNA window from Leptolyngbya sp. KIOST-1 contains the following coding sequences:
- a CDS encoding alpha/beta fold hydrolase, translating into MATAVSPQHGFLTTNGVRLHYVSQGQGPLIVFLHGFPEFWYSWRHQLNAFADRYTCVALDLRGYNDSDKPDGVEAYRLDVLVEDVRGSMDALGYDRMVLVGHDWGGAIAWAFAYAYPKRLQSLITLNIPHPAKFAEGLRTPQQLLKSSYIGLFQLPLLPELLLQAGDYWLIEQALRGMAIDKTVFSDADLHAYKTAAAKPGALTAMLNYYRAAVLSGQLQQSWGVLDVPTLMIWGEDDAALGKELSFGTDAYVRDLQLHYIPHCSHWVQQERPQQVNALMRDFLTH; encoded by the coding sequence ATGGCGACAGCGGTCAGCCCACAGCACGGTTTCTTGACCACCAACGGCGTCCGCCTGCACTACGTCAGCCAGGGCCAGGGGCCGCTGATCGTGTTTCTGCATGGCTTTCCAGAATTCTGGTACTCCTGGCGGCACCAGCTCAACGCCTTCGCCGACCGCTATACCTGCGTTGCCCTCGACCTGCGCGGCTACAACGACAGCGACAAACCCGACGGCGTTGAGGCCTACCGCCTGGATGTCCTGGTTGAAGATGTCCGGGGGTCAATGGATGCCCTGGGCTACGATCGCATGGTGCTGGTGGGCCACGACTGGGGCGGCGCGATCGCCTGGGCCTTTGCCTACGCCTACCCCAAACGACTCCAGTCGCTGATCACCCTGAACATTCCCCACCCAGCCAAATTTGCCGAGGGGTTGCGTACCCCCCAGCAACTGCTCAAAAGCTCCTATATTGGCCTCTTTCAGCTGCCGCTGCTGCCCGAACTGCTGCTGCAAGCGGGCGACTACTGGCTAATTGAGCAGGCCCTGCGGGGGATGGCGATCGACAAGACCGTCTTTAGCGATGCCGACCTGCATGCCTACAAAACCGCCGCCGCCAAACCCGGTGCCCTCACCGCTATGCTCAACTACTACCGGGCGGCTGTGCTCAGCGGCCAGTTGCAACAGTCCTGGGGCGTACTCGACGTCCCCACCCTGATGATCTGGGGCGAAGACGATGCCGCCCTGGGCAAAGAACTCAGCTTCGGCACCGACGCCTACGTCCGCGATCTGCAGCTGCACTACATTCCCCATTGCAGCCACTGGGTGCAGCAAGAACGCCCCCAGCAGGTCAACGCCCTGATGCGCGACTTTTTGACCCACTAA
- a CDS encoding DUF3253 domain-containing protein, producing the protein MTLAAEHIRATLLDLIAQRGPDKTICPSEVARALRANDWRSLMPAVREVGQALAEEGRVVVTQRGQIVDPQTARGPVRYGQPKKC; encoded by the coding sequence ATGACCCTGGCGGCGGAGCACATCCGGGCGACCCTGCTGGACCTGATCGCCCAGCGTGGCCCCGACAAAACCATCTGCCCCTCCGAGGTCGCCCGTGCCCTGCGCGCCAACGACTGGCGCAGCCTGATGCCCGCAGTTCGGGAAGTTGGGCAGGCCCTGGCAGAGGAGGGGCGCGTCGTTGTGACTCAGCGGGGGCAAATCGTTGACCCCCAAACCGCCAGAGGCCCAGTGCGCTACGGCCAGCCCAAAAAGTGCTAA
- the hpsO gene encoding hormogonium polysaccharide biosynthesis glycosyltransferase HpsO — MRVLVLSHTYIVDLNREKLRALAQLSPNLEVVVGVPRRWQPGGVQNRLIVSEPLQEGNFRVQPLGNLSQNNQGLLTFGPDLVQLLRQFRPQIIQVEQGSRALAYAQTITLNRWLGLGAKNVFFTWWNLPYRLKFPISALEAYNLRHTHGLVVGNQDGADILRQRGYCAPYRVMPQLGVDETLFRPQPQPELAASLDMPSEAFVVGYCGRFVEEKGLLTLCNALATLGDLPQRWVWLLVGRGELRDRIQTRAEAAGIGDRLRWVTGIPHDQVPHYINLMHTLVLPSETTDQFKTLTATGWKEQFGHVLIEAMACAVPVIGSDSGEIPNVIAQAGLVFPEGNVPALAEHLRLLMENPDRRQAIAESGYHRAMSYYTNRALAKQLLEFYGEIGVGEVRR; from the coding sequence ATGCGCGTGCTTGTCCTCAGCCATACCTATATCGTTGACCTCAACCGCGAAAAGCTGCGCGCCCTGGCTCAGCTCTCCCCCAATCTTGAGGTAGTGGTGGGGGTGCCCCGCCGCTGGCAACCCGGTGGAGTGCAAAATCGGCTGATTGTATCAGAGCCGCTTCAGGAGGGGAACTTTCGGGTGCAGCCCCTCGGCAACCTGAGCCAGAACAACCAGGGCTTGCTCACCTTTGGCCCCGACCTGGTGCAATTGCTGCGCCAGTTCCGGCCCCAGATCATCCAGGTGGAGCAGGGATCCAGGGCGCTGGCCTACGCCCAGACCATCACCCTCAATCGTTGGCTGGGGCTGGGGGCCAAAAATGTCTTTTTCACCTGGTGGAATTTGCCCTACCGCCTCAAGTTTCCCATCTCTGCTCTGGAGGCCTACAACCTGCGCCACACCCACGGGCTGGTGGTGGGCAACCAGGATGGGGCCGATATTTTGCGCCAGCGGGGCTACTGTGCCCCCTACCGGGTCATGCCCCAGCTTGGGGTGGACGAAACCCTGTTTCGGCCCCAGCCCCAGCCGGAGTTGGCGGCATCCCTCGATATGCCCAGCGAGGCCTTTGTGGTGGGCTACTGCGGTCGCTTTGTCGAAGAAAAAGGGCTGCTCACCCTCTGCAACGCCCTGGCCACTCTGGGCGATCTGCCCCAGCGCTGGGTGTGGCTGCTGGTAGGCCGAGGCGAGCTGCGCGATCGCATCCAAACCAGGGCTGAGGCGGCGGGCATCGGCGATCGCCTGCGCTGGGTCACCGGCATTCCCCACGACCAGGTGCCCCACTACATCAACCTCATGCACACCCTGGTGCTACCCTCTGAAACCACCGACCAGTTCAAAACCCTCACCGCCACCGGCTGGAAAGAACAATTCGGCCACGTGCTGATCGAAGCAATGGCCTGCGCCGTCCCCGTCATCGGCTCCGACTCCGGCGAAATTCCCAACGTCATCGCCCAGGCCGGCCTGGTGTTCCCCGAAGGCAACGTCCCCGCCCTCGCCGAGCACCTACGCCTGCTGATGGAAAACCCCGACCGCCGACAGGCGATCGCCGAGAGCGGCTACCACCGCGCCATGAGCTACTACACCAACCGAGCGCTGGCGAAGCAGCTGCTGGAGTTTTATGGCGAGATCGGTGTGGGAGAGGTGAGGAGGTGA
- the hpsP gene encoding hormogonium polysaccharide biosynthesis glycosyltransferase HpsP → MRVLQIIPSISLIYGGPSQMVRGFAHGLAAAGAEVTILTTNANGDAGQPPLAVPLGVPVAEDNYTVRYFPCSPWRRYKFSVGLLSWLYRHGHEYDLAHIHALFSPLSTAAATVARWQGLPYVLRPLGTLDPADLQKKKRLKQIYGRLLEAPNLAGAAALHFTSPIEAEVSHRFGTQPPSWVIPLGVTPPPALSDEERQRILAQLGIPLRRPLVLYLSRLDPKKGLDLLLPALERVMAQGIDFHLVLAGGNPQDPDYEAAVGDRIRASPLGDRTSLTGFVTGPTKAALLQTADLFVLPSYYENFGIAVAEAMAAGVPVVVSKGVYLWPDIVASGSGWVCDLSVESVAQSLAEALQTSAQRQLRGQQAQVYAQTSYDWDAIAHRTLAAYGTVLSQPPASSIPPGESMAG, encoded by the coding sequence ATGCGCGTCCTCCAAATCATCCCCTCCATCTCCCTCATCTACGGCGGCCCCAGCCAGATGGTGCGGGGGTTTGCCCATGGTCTGGCGGCGGCGGGAGCCGAGGTCACCATCCTCACTACCAATGCCAACGGCGACGCCGGGCAGCCGCCGCTGGCGGTTCCCCTCGGGGTGCCCGTGGCAGAAGACAACTACACGGTGCGCTATTTCCCCTGCTCGCCCTGGCGGCGGTATAAATTTTCGGTGGGGTTGTTGAGCTGGCTGTATCGGCACGGCCACGAGTACGATCTGGCCCACATTCACGCGCTGTTTTCGCCGCTGAGTACGGCAGCGGCGACCGTGGCCCGGTGGCAGGGCTTGCCCTACGTGCTGCGGCCCCTGGGCACCCTCGACCCGGCTGACTTGCAGAAAAAAAAGCGACTCAAGCAGATCTACGGTCGCCTGCTGGAAGCGCCCAATCTGGCCGGGGCGGCGGCGCTGCACTTTACCAGCCCGATTGAAGCGGAGGTGTCCCATCGGTTTGGAACGCAGCCGCCGTCCTGGGTGATTCCCCTGGGGGTAACACCGCCCCCGGCGCTATCCGACGAGGAGCGCCAGAGGATACTGGCGCAGTTGGGCATTCCTCTCCGACGTCCCTTGGTGCTCTACCTCTCCCGCCTGGATCCCAAGAAGGGGCTGGACCTGCTGCTGCCGGCCCTGGAGCGGGTCATGGCCCAGGGGATAGACTTTCACCTGGTGTTGGCGGGCGGCAATCCCCAGGACCCCGACTATGAGGCTGCGGTCGGCGATCGCATTCGGGCCTCTCCCCTGGGCGATCGCACCTCGCTGACCGGCTTTGTCACCGGCCCCACCAAAGCCGCCCTGCTGCAAACCGCCGACCTGTTTGTGCTGCCCTCCTACTACGAGAACTTTGGCATTGCCGTGGCGGAGGCGATGGCCGCAGGGGTCCCCGTCGTGGTGTCGAAGGGGGTTTACCTCTGGCCCGACATCGTTGCTAGCGGCAGCGGCTGGGTGTGCGACCTGAGCGTCGAGAGTGTGGCTCAATCCCTGGCGGAAGCCTTGCAAACTTCTGCCCAGCGACAGCTGCGGGGGCAGCAGGCCCAGGTATATGCTCAAACTAGTTATGACTGGGACGCGATCGCTCACCGGACCCTGGCCGCCTACGGGACCGTGCTTTCTCAGCCGCCAGCCAGCTCGATTCCCCCTGGGGAGTCCATGGCTGGATAG
- a CDS encoding DUF6761 family protein — MLQDAKAIRYYQRITDAFVDQWNRGYRTSDLRLYLEGYLAALRHSDALEPYWIHRLEEDTIRYLNDPSNFAIPQAEPEIY, encoded by the coding sequence ATGCTTCAGGATGCCAAAGCGATTCGGTACTACCAGCGGATCACCGACGCCTTCGTCGACCAGTGGAATCGAGGCTATCGCACCAGCGATCTGCGCCTCTACCTTGAAGGGTACCTGGCCGCCCTTCGCCACTCCGACGCCCTCGAACCCTACTGGATTCACCGCCTCGAAGAAGACACCATTCGCTATCTCAACGATCCGTCCAACTTCGCCATTCCCCAGGCCGAACCCGAAATTTATTGA
- the glgA gene encoding glycogen synthase GlgA yields the protein MNFYERGDAMYIVQIASECAPVIKAGGLGDVVYGLSRELENRGHCVEIVLPKYDCMRYDHIWGLHDAYRDLVVPWFGTDIRCDVFCGWVHGRLCFFIEPKSWEMFFHRGCYYGCGDDPMRFAFFSKAAMEFLLRSNKRPDVIHCHDWQTGLIPAMLFEIYKYNGMEFQRTLYTIHNFKHQGFGGTEILQATGLNRPEYYFQYDRLRDNFNPFSINFMKGGITYANHVNTVSPYHAIEAQHGNEGFGLGHTLHVNQHKFSGILNGIDYEVWNPECDRYIPHHYSLTTFEDKALNKKELRDRLLLRQSDKPVVAFIGRLDDQKGVHLVHHAIYYALARGAQFVLLGSATEKGINDWFWHEKIFLNDNPDVHLELSFNEELAHLIYAGADMIVVPSNFEPCGLTQMIGLKYGTVPIVRGVGGLVNTVFDWDYDTLHDPEERNGFVFFQSDNVALESAMNRAFDVWEQAPEVFKQIAQQGMQYDFSWNHPGQAYIDLYEYIRHK from the coding sequence ATGAACTTTTATGAACGGGGAGACGCCATGTACATCGTGCAGATTGCCTCGGAATGTGCCCCTGTCATCAAGGCTGGGGGGCTGGGGGATGTGGTCTACGGCCTGAGCCGCGAGTTGGAAAACCGGGGGCACTGCGTCGAGATCGTCTTGCCCAAGTACGACTGCATGCGCTACGACCACATCTGGGGTCTGCACGATGCCTACCGTGACCTGGTAGTGCCCTGGTTTGGCACCGATATTCGCTGCGATGTGTTCTGCGGCTGGGTACACGGGCGGCTGTGCTTCTTTATTGAGCCCAAGTCCTGGGAGATGTTTTTCCATCGGGGCTGCTACTACGGCTGCGGTGACGACCCAATGCGGTTTGCCTTCTTTAGCAAAGCGGCGATGGAGTTTTTGCTGCGCAGCAACAAGCGCCCCGACGTGATCCACTGCCACGACTGGCAGACGGGGCTGATTCCGGCCATGCTGTTTGAGATCTACAAATACAACGGCATGGAGTTTCAGCGCACGCTGTATACCATCCACAACTTCAAGCACCAGGGCTTTGGCGGCACCGAGATTTTGCAGGCTACCGGCCTCAACCGACCGGAGTACTACTTCCAGTACGATCGCCTGCGTGACAATTTCAACCCCTTTTCGATCAACTTTATGAAGGGGGGGATCACCTACGCCAACCACGTCAACACGGTATCGCCTTACCACGCCATTGAGGCCCAGCACGGCAACGAGGGCTTTGGCCTGGGCCACACGCTGCACGTCAACCAGCACAAGTTTTCGGGCATTCTCAACGGTATCGACTACGAGGTGTGGAACCCGGAGTGCGATCGCTACATTCCGCACCACTACAGCCTCACCACCTTTGAGGACAAGGCGCTGAATAAGAAAGAACTGCGCGATCGCCTGCTGCTGCGCCAGAGCGACAAGCCCGTAGTCGCCTTCATCGGCCGGTTGGACGATCAAAAAGGGGTGCACCTGGTCCACCACGCCATCTACTACGCCCTGGCGCGGGGGGCGCAGTTTGTGCTGCTGGGCTCGGCCACCGAAAAGGGCATCAACGACTGGTTCTGGCACGAAAAGATCTTCCTCAACGACAACCCCGACGTGCACCTGGAGCTGAGCTTTAATGAGGAGTTGGCCCATCTGATCTATGCCGGAGCCGATATGATTGTGGTGCCGAGCAACTTTGAGCCCTGCGGTCTGACCCAGATGATTGGCCTCAAATACGGCACGGTGCCGATTGTGCGGGGCGTCGGCGGCCTGGTCAACACGGTGTTTGACTGGGATTACGACACTCTGCACGACCCAGAGGAGCGCAATGGCTTTGTCTTCTTCCAGAGCGACAATGTGGCCCTGGAGTCGGCTATGAACCGCGCCTTTGACGTTTGGGAGCAGGCTCCCGAGGTGTTCAAGCAGATTGCCCAGCAGGGAATGCAGTACGACTTCTCCTGGAACCATCCGGGACAGGCCTACATCGATTTGTATGAGTACATACGCCACAAGTAG
- a CDS encoding tetratricopeptide repeat protein: MSQLTRAKLLRGQGDALYAIGRHSEALARFEAALTLNPDDHEVWTLHGFCLAALKRFEASIESFNRAIAYCPTYGLAWHGKGHALARLSNFEEAVTHLKRAVKLSPGDNKAWYNLGTAQNQLHRYQEAVSSFEHSLKLNPQDHRARYNQGVALCGLHRYDDALRVLQVALDHRPNAHYIWNQRGTILIQMGRYSDAIASFETSLRHQAQNPNAWYGKARTYAMMGNVEQALKNLYRTFVLSPYVYKVMVQIDAHFDGIRDHPKFQQLVES; the protein is encoded by the coding sequence TTGTCTCAACTCACTCGCGCCAAGCTACTCCGGGGCCAGGGGGATGCCCTCTACGCGATCGGTCGCCACAGCGAAGCCCTGGCGCGGTTTGAGGCGGCCCTTACCCTCAACCCCGATGACCATGAGGTGTGGACCCTGCACGGGTTTTGCCTGGCGGCCCTGAAGCGGTTTGAAGCGTCGATTGAAAGCTTTAACCGGGCCATTGCCTACTGCCCGACCTACGGCCTCGCCTGGCACGGCAAGGGGCACGCCCTGGCCCGGCTCAGCAATTTTGAAGAAGCGGTCACCCACCTGAAGCGGGCCGTCAAGCTCAGCCCTGGGGACAACAAGGCCTGGTACAACCTGGGCACCGCCCAAAATCAGCTCCACCGCTACCAGGAGGCCGTCAGCAGCTTTGAGCACAGCCTCAAGCTCAACCCCCAGGACCACCGCGCCCGCTACAACCAGGGGGTCGCCCTGTGCGGGCTGCACCGCTACGACGACGCGCTGCGGGTGCTGCAGGTGGCGTTGGACCACCGCCCCAACGCCCACTACATTTGGAATCAGCGGGGTACCATTCTGATTCAAATGGGGCGCTACAGCGATGCGATCGCCAGCTTTGAGACTTCCCTCCGTCACCAGGCTCAAAACCCCAACGCCTGGTACGGCAAAGCCCGCACCTACGCCATGATGGGCAACGTTGAGCAGGCGCTCAAAAACCTCTACCGCACCTTTGTGCTCAGCCCCTACGTCTATAAAGTGATGGTGCAAATTGATGCCCACTTTGACGGCATCCGCGACCATCCCAAATTTCAGCAACTGGTCGAATCCTGA
- a CDS encoding transglutaminase-like domain-containing protein yields MPESFLSMSSATPSVGTVPLIQPIGVKALYGLALQGDRLLAVDPFRGYLLRLDPQTDQIQILNSHQAEAFYGVTGIACWQDQLWFCRDHTVYTTGLDTIQPAPVLTLPYSADGVAVWENTLYVSCKKGGCIFVCDRNSGQRITQFSAPGIGIENISVWDDYLWVCDQIEQTVYCLDRATGELVVKMLTPFATPTGIAVPPHTAPESGTLWVAYTNEEPYVREDPNGAEPYVLTFRDRTLIHPLTYRWDKAANYCRTNGYLVEMTYVEEIDTLEDAIPLENVEWRIAFPTSTDRQRVKSVEPVGLPFTELQQNGERLASFRFDRIDPNQRHLFGWKALVEVYGIKYQLTPRQVESAPTLPPEYGPRYLIDDDELAMDTSVIQAAARDSVGSETNLLRRVLSIRNYVYDKLSYAVTPAIDPPDVVLTRGRGSCGEYVGLLLALMRLNGIACRTVGRYKCPAHADQPGLYLEPDFNHVWIEFYIPGFGWVPMESNPDDVQEGGPYPTRFFMGLPWWHVEMGKDISFEKLIYPQDNPEVRLGDLAVNHMRFKILGELAP; encoded by the coding sequence ATGCCTGAATCTTTTCTCTCCATGTCTTCGGCTACCCCCTCAGTGGGGACCGTTCCGCTGATTCAGCCGATTGGGGTCAAGGCGCTCTACGGCTTGGCGCTCCAGGGCGACCGGCTGCTGGCGGTAGACCCGTTTCGCGGCTATCTGCTGCGCCTCGACCCCCAGACCGACCAGATTCAAATTCTCAATTCTCACCAGGCTGAGGCCTTCTATGGTGTCACCGGCATTGCCTGCTGGCAGGATCAGCTGTGGTTTTGTCGCGACCACACAGTGTACACCACTGGCCTCGACACTATTCAGCCAGCCCCGGTGCTCACCCTGCCCTACTCCGCTGACGGGGTTGCCGTGTGGGAAAACACGCTCTACGTCAGCTGCAAAAAGGGGGGCTGTATCTTTGTCTGCGATCGCAACTCTGGGCAGCGCATCACCCAGTTTTCGGCCCCCGGCATTGGCATTGAAAATATCTCGGTCTGGGACGACTACCTGTGGGTCTGCGATCAGATCGAGCAAACGGTGTACTGCCTCGATCGCGCCACGGGCGAGCTGGTGGTCAAAATGCTCACCCCCTTCGCCACCCCCACCGGGATTGCGGTGCCGCCCCACACGGCCCCCGAGAGCGGCACCCTCTGGGTGGCCTACACCAACGAAGAACCCTACGTGCGGGAAGACCCCAACGGCGCAGAGCCCTACGTGCTGACCTTTCGCGATCGCACCCTGATTCACCCCCTCACCTACCGCTGGGACAAAGCGGCCAACTACTGCCGCACCAACGGCTATCTGGTCGAAATGACCTACGTCGAAGAAATTGACACCCTCGAAGACGCCATTCCCCTCGAAAATGTGGAGTGGCGGATCGCCTTTCCCACCAGCACCGATCGCCAGCGGGTGAAGTCGGTCGAACCGGTGGGACTCCCTTTCACAGAGCTACAGCAGAACGGCGAACGCCTGGCCAGTTTCAGGTTTGACCGAATCGACCCCAACCAGCGCCACCTGTTTGGCTGGAAAGCCCTGGTGGAGGTCTACGGCATTAAATACCAGCTCACCCCGCGGCAGGTCGAATCGGCCCCGACCCTCCCTCCCGAGTATGGCCCCCGCTACCTGATCGACGACGACGAGCTGGCCATGGACACCTCGGTGATTCAGGCGGCGGCCCGCGACAGCGTGGGCAGCGAAACCAACCTGCTGCGCCGGGTGCTCAGTATTCGCAACTACGTCTACGACAAGCTCTCCTACGCCGTCACCCCCGCCATTGACCCTCCGGACGTGGTGCTGACGCGGGGGCGGGGCTCCTGCGGCGAATATGTGGGCCTGCTGCTGGCCCTGATGCGCCTCAACGGCATTGCCTGCCGCACCGTGGGCCGCTACAAGTGCCCCGCCCACGCCGACCAGCCCGGCCTCTACCTGGAGCCCGACTTTAACCACGTGTGGATTGAGTTTTACATTCCGGGCTTTGGCTGGGTGCCTATGGAGTCCAACCCCGATGATGTGCAGGAGGGTGGCCCCTACCCCACCCGCTTTTTCATGGGGCTGCCCTGGTGGCATGTGGAAATGGGCAAGGACATTTCCTTTGAAAAGCTGATCTACCCCCAGGATAACCCCGAAGTGCGCCTGGGCGACTTGGCGGTCAACCACATGCGGTTCAAAATCCTGGGCGAACTGGCCCCCTAG
- a CDS encoding alpha-amylase encodes MVSNPLPLFPVQSLNPSGIEAPASSPAPTTLVHLFEWTWADIATECETFLGPNGYRAVQISPPQEHIVLPDYGYPWWQRYQPISYQLESRSGSRAELQDMIDRCRGAGVAIYADAVINHMAGFESGVGSAGTRFTKYDYPGLYSAADFNDCHQQVSDYGNAENVTQCELVGLADLNTGSARVQTTLVDYMGELVEMGVAGFRIDAAKHIRSQELGEIVAQLRDRHPETDLYIYQEVIDPGTEAIRKQDYYGSGQVIDFKYGQFLGMAFLGLEGQTLANLETLGESWGLAPSAQAVVFTDNHDKQRGHGGGGDYLTYKNGDLYALANVFMLAFPYGKPQVMSSFAFDDSEQGPPADAAGRTRPVYQGAESSCFNAWVCEHRWPAIVGMVGFRNATEPVATVTDWWSNSANQIAFGRGNRGFVAINREAQPLTHTFQTQLPQGRYCNVVQGGLADGGKTCTNDAEVVRVNRAGQFTATLPAITALAIHGEAKLAR; translated from the coding sequence ATGGTGTCAAATCCGCTCCCCCTGTTCCCGGTCCAATCGTTGAATCCCTCGGGGATTGAGGCGCCGGCCTCCTCCCCCGCCCCCACGACCCTGGTTCACCTGTTTGAGTGGACCTGGGCCGACATTGCTACCGAATGTGAAACGTTTCTGGGCCCCAACGGCTACCGGGCCGTGCAAATTTCCCCACCCCAGGAGCACATTGTGCTGCCCGACTATGGCTATCCCTGGTGGCAGCGGTACCAGCCCATCAGCTATCAGCTCGAAAGCCGCAGCGGCAGCCGCGCCGAGCTGCAGGACATGATCGATCGCTGCCGGGGGGCGGGAGTCGCCATCTACGCCGACGCGGTGATCAACCACATGGCGGGGTTTGAGAGCGGCGTGGGCAGTGCGGGCACCCGGTTTACCAAGTACGACTATCCCGGCCTCTATAGCGCCGCCGACTTCAACGACTGTCACCAGCAGGTGAGCGACTACGGCAACGCCGAAAATGTCACCCAGTGCGAGCTGGTGGGGTTGGCCGACCTCAACACCGGCTCGGCCAGGGTCCAGACTACGCTGGTCGACTACATGGGCGAGCTGGTGGAGATGGGTGTGGCGGGTTTTCGCATTGATGCCGCCAAGCATATTCGCAGCCAAGAGCTGGGGGAAATTGTGGCGCAGCTGCGCGATCGCCATCCCGAAACCGATTTATACATCTACCAGGAGGTGATCGACCCCGGCACCGAGGCGATCCGCAAGCAGGACTACTACGGCAGCGGTCAGGTGATCGACTTTAAGTACGGCCAGTTTCTGGGCATGGCCTTTTTGGGGCTGGAGGGTCAAACCCTGGCCAACCTGGAAACCCTGGGCGAAAGCTGGGGCCTGGCCCCCTCGGCCCAGGCGGTCGTGTTTACCGACAACCACGACAAACAGCGGGGCCACGGCGGCGGCGGCGACTACCTCACCTACAAAAACGGCGACCTCTACGCCCTGGCCAATGTGTTCATGCTGGCCTTTCCCTACGGCAAACCCCAGGTGATGTCGAGCTTTGCCTTCGACGACTCCGAGCAGGGGCCACCCGCCGATGCCGCTGGCCGCACTCGCCCCGTGTACCAGGGGGCGGAATCCAGCTGTTTTAACGCCTGGGTGTGTGAGCACCGCTGGCCCGCCATTGTGGGCATGGTGGGCTTTCGCAACGCCACCGAGCCCGTGGCCACCGTCACCGACTGGTGGAGTAACAGCGCCAACCAGATCGCCTTTGGTCGCGGCAATCGGGGCTTTGTGGCCATCAACCGCGAGGCCCAGCCGCTGACCCACACCTTTCAAACCCAGCTGCCCCAAGGCCGCTACTGCAACGTGGTGCAGGGCGGCTTAGCGGACGGTGGCAAGACCTGCACCAACGACGCTGAGGTTGTTCGGGTCAACCGAGCCGGGCAATTTACCGCTACCCTGCCGGCGATCACCGCCCTGGCCATTCACGGGGAGGCGAAACTGGCCCGGTAG
- a CDS encoding Nif3-like dinuclear metal center hexameric protein, producing MWRRYVGMALAIADLISKLEAWADPAWQESWDNCGWQVQPGVLDAQANVLVCLTPTRLVMAEALELRQQGIVVNLILAHHPLIFSPLKAVVPGDPVGDMVQQAISHGIGIYTAHTNFDQVQDGTADRLAQMLQLQNPEPVVATQSGLGYGRVGDLSPSLSLEGLLDLIQTQLSPPRLIYSPAADLGQTIHRVAVLGGSGASFLADVARSGAQAYLTSDCKFHQFQEGRDRGLVLIDAGHYATERPACARLVEIVQRWGAPWAQLSDRDEDFRQFWGQ from the coding sequence ATGTGGCGTAGGTACGTGGGTATGGCCCTGGCGATCGCAGATCTAATCTCCAAACTCGAGGCCTGGGCCGATCCGGCCTGGCAGGAAAGCTGGGACAACTGTGGCTGGCAGGTGCAGCCAGGGGTGCTCGACGCCCAGGCCAATGTGCTGGTGTGCCTCACCCCTACCCGGTTAGTGATGGCCGAAGCCCTTGAGTTGAGGCAACAGGGCATTGTCGTCAACCTGATTCTGGCCCACCACCCGCTGATCTTTAGCCCCCTCAAGGCGGTGGTGCCGGGCGACCCGGTGGGGGATATGGTGCAGCAGGCAATTTCCCACGGCATTGGCATTTACACCGCTCACACCAACTTTGACCAGGTGCAGGATGGCACCGCTGACCGGCTGGCTCAAATGCTCCAGCTGCAAAACCCTGAGCCCGTCGTGGCGACCCAGTCTGGGTTAGGCTACGGACGGGTGGGCGATCTCAGCCCCAGTCTGAGTCTAGAGGGCCTGCTGGACCTGATTCAGACCCAGCTCTCGCCGCCGCGACTGATCTACTCCCCAGCGGCGGACCTGGGCCAAACCATCCACCGGGTGGCGGTGCTGGGGGGCAGCGGGGCCAGCTTTTTAGCGGATGTGGCCAGGAGCGGAGCGCAGGCCTACCTGACCTCCGACTGCAAGTTCCACCAGTTTCAGGAGGGGCGCGATCGCGGGCTGGTGCTGATCGATGCCGGTCACTACGCGACCGAGCGCCCCGCCTGCGCTCGCCTGGTCGAGATTGTGCAGCGCTGGGGTGCTCCGTGGGCGCAGCTCAGCGATCGCGACGAAGACTTTCGCCAGTTCTGGGGCCAGTGA